A window from Vulcanimicrobium alpinum encodes these proteins:
- a CDS encoding threonine aldolase family protein: protein MQTADARRAFASDNNAGVHPAVLAAIADANAGHVAGYGDDPYTERATAAIRRLVGDDAQVFFAFNGTGANVIALAAALRPHQAVICPQFAHLNVDEGGAFERFAGAKLIDVPVHHGKLTPDDVERQMHGIGDPHHVQPAAISISQSTEVGTVYAISELGALGDVARKHGLLFHVDGARIANAAAALGGDLRAMLVETGVDVFTFGGTKNGLLFGEAVVFTRPHPAAALLPFVRKQGMQLASKMRFVAAQFEALLADGLWLENAAHANRMARRLAAHLARIRGVRLAYSVDANGVFVQVPRAAIAPLQVSRRFYVWDDEASVVRWMCSFDTTEDDVDDFAAAIDREVRPLSR, encoded by the coding sequence ATGCAGACCGCCGACGCCCGCCGCGCCTTCGCCAGCGACAACAACGCGGGGGTGCACCCGGCCGTACTCGCGGCGATCGCCGACGCCAACGCCGGGCACGTCGCAGGTTACGGCGACGATCCGTACACCGAACGCGCGACGGCGGCGATCCGGCGGCTCGTCGGCGACGATGCGCAGGTGTTCTTCGCCTTCAACGGCACCGGCGCGAACGTGATCGCGCTCGCCGCGGCGCTGCGCCCGCACCAGGCGGTGATCTGTCCGCAGTTCGCGCACCTCAACGTCGACGAAGGCGGCGCCTTCGAGCGTTTCGCCGGCGCGAAGCTGATCGACGTTCCGGTCCATCACGGAAAGCTTACCCCCGACGACGTCGAGCGTCAGATGCACGGTATCGGCGATCCGCACCACGTCCAGCCCGCGGCGATCTCGATCTCGCAATCGACCGAGGTGGGGACGGTATACGCGATCTCGGAGCTGGGTGCGCTCGGCGACGTCGCGCGCAAGCACGGTTTGCTCTTTCACGTCGACGGCGCGCGGATCGCGAACGCCGCCGCCGCGCTGGGCGGCGATCTGCGCGCGATGCTGGTGGAGACCGGGGTCGACGTGTTCACGTTCGGCGGGACGAAGAACGGCCTGCTCTTCGGCGAGGCGGTCGTCTTCACGCGCCCGCATCCGGCGGCGGCGCTGCTGCCGTTCGTGCGCAAGCAGGGGATGCAGCTTGCCTCGAAGATGCGCTTCGTCGCCGCGCAGTTCGAGGCGCTGCTGGCCGACGGGTTGTGGCTCGAGAATGCGGCGCATGCGAACCGGATGGCGCGCCGGCTTGCGGCGCATCTCGCGCGCATCCGCGGGGTCCGGCTCGCGTATTCGGTCGACGCGAACGGCGTCTTCGTGCAGGTCCCGCGCGCGGCGATCGCGCCGCTGCAGGTCTCGCGCCGCTTCTACGTGTGGGACGACGAGGCGTCCGTGGTGCGCTGGATGTGCTCCTTCGACACGACCGAAGACGACGTCGACGACTTCGCCGCAGCCATCGACCGCGAAGTCCGCCCCCTGTCACGCTGA
- a CDS encoding glycosyltransferase family 4 protein — MNVLFLASAGGEAHRRTLAALVADAASRGDVRVLAPDAEGKAMRGSGVTIESWKPAGLFSVLRSIGALRRAVDYHAPDAVHAVGWTAAAVALGALPPPYVARTLVTLLDPIVDGEIPKQFIEKRLPELIQRAGAVTCAYATLADEVVERFGVAAERVHVIPPGVTPTHGEVLQRPPGRNGPIVGYLGRLGGDKTWEQAIDALTQVKMRYPEARVWFEWTGPSRNLVRAYARGRGVLHEVTFFDDLPPHEFFTGIDVAIVPRGRDALPYALLQALVDGVPIVATNFEGLADTLGPYPVGWLVPEGAEGIAAGVVDAWKSIASAWEGAQAQRHAAIAAFDPAAIAERYARLREQLALGSNEETRPPLAGGTPEG, encoded by the coding sequence ATGAACGTGCTGTTCCTCGCATCGGCGGGCGGCGAGGCGCACCGGCGCACCCTCGCGGCGCTGGTCGCCGACGCCGCGAGCCGCGGCGACGTGCGCGTGCTGGCGCCCGACGCGGAGGGGAAGGCAATGCGCGGATCGGGTGTCACGATCGAGTCGTGGAAGCCGGCCGGGCTTTTCAGCGTGCTGCGCTCGATCGGCGCGCTGCGCCGCGCGGTCGACTATCACGCGCCGGACGCCGTGCACGCCGTCGGCTGGACCGCCGCCGCCGTTGCGCTCGGCGCGCTCCCGCCGCCCTATGTTGCCCGTACGTTGGTGACGCTGCTCGATCCGATCGTCGACGGCGAGATCCCCAAGCAGTTCATCGAGAAACGGCTGCCGGAACTGATCCAGCGCGCGGGCGCCGTCACGTGCGCGTACGCGACGCTCGCGGACGAGGTCGTCGAGCGTTTCGGTGTTGCGGCCGAGCGCGTGCACGTGATTCCGCCCGGCGTGACGCCGACGCACGGCGAAGTCCTTCAGCGGCCGCCGGGACGCAACGGACCGATCGTCGGCTATCTCGGACGGCTGGGCGGCGACAAGACGTGGGAACAGGCGATCGACGCGCTCACCCAGGTGAAGATGCGCTATCCCGAGGCGCGGGTGTGGTTCGAGTGGACCGGTCCGTCGCGCAATCTGGTGCGCGCGTACGCGCGCGGGCGCGGCGTGCTTCACGAAGTGACGTTCTTCGACGATCTCCCCCCGCACGAGTTCTTCACCGGGATCGACGTCGCCATCGTCCCGCGCGGCCGCGATGCTCTGCCGTACGCTCTCCTGCAGGCGCTCGTCGACGGCGTCCCGATCGTCGCGACCAACTTCGAGGGTCTCGCCGACACGCTGGGTCCCTATCCGGTCGGATGGCTCGTCCCGGAAGGCGCCGAGGGGATCGCCGCCGGCGTCGTAGACGCGTGGAAATCGATCGCGTCCGCCTGGGAAGGCGCACAGGCGCAACGTCACGCGGCGATCGCCGCCTTCGATCCTGCGGCGATCGCGGAGCGCTACGCGCGGCTCCGCGAGCAGCTTGCCTTAGGAAGCAATGAGGAAACGCGTCCGCCGCTCGCTGGAGGGACCCCGGAGGGGTAG